From Hippoglossus hippoglossus isolate fHipHip1 chromosome 14, fHipHip1.pri, whole genome shotgun sequence:
TGTAAACGCActggaaagagaaataaaacacattcaagGGAACCGGTTACTTGATTTGtaagatttaaaacatttcagaatcCTCCATTATTCATAACTTGTGAAACAAACAGTCCTTTTTCCATTATTCCGTTTATAATTTTAGGGATTTAAAATATTACAGCTCCAGGCCAGTGATATAACCGATAATGCACAGGGTGAATCTCTCACAGCCAAAAAAACGAAAAACTAACTTCTTTGAACACAAGGTCATGTGATTTTTACAAAGTTCACAGATGTTCCCGTTTGGATTCCCAACatcttttcaaatcaaaaaGATGAACAGCATCATGACACATGCTCCCAGGACACGAGTAGACGTCACATCAGGTTGATCTGCTGCGTGAGAACAAGTGGGGAATGTTACGCAGATGAAAAAGAGATGACATCTGCTGAAAAAGGGCAAACTTATAAACGGATTCTTGTAAATTAAACTGGAAACTCAGAGAGAGCCAGGGTTACTAATCACTTTTGGGGAAAGATCACAACTTGAAtatattaattttaattttatctcacattatattttctcttttcccgtaagagggatttttttgttttgaaataatcATCCGTTTGTCCTCAGGTCAAAAGGAAtgactgataaaaaaaaaacgagttgGACTGACCACAAAGTTCAGAAGACTGTAATCCTGAGATAATGacatcacaaacaaaatgtttggtGTTGCAGATATTTGAAGATAATAACCTGGCGTATACAAAAATGCTTAAGTTTTGCTTGGTGACACACTTCTGGAACAAAATGACTCAATACGCTTCAAACCAAGTGTTGGTTAGATCTTATAACAGCGTCTGAAAGTTCCTGTTCGATGGCAGAATCGCTACGGAACAGACAATCCCACCATCTTTATGCAAAACGTGAAACGACAGGACCTCGCTACCCTGAATCCATCCCTCGATCGCTAGAGAACGATCATATCGAGGATGTTTtaagcttcatttctggacagtgggaggaagtagagatgctttttttttttttttttttcttttttaaatcgaAGGTAAAAAGGGGTCAAAAATCCTAAAATAAACTATACAAAATACACATGTGGCCATTTGTTGTCTTATGGAAATTCAGTCGTGATCTGGAGATAATTATTAGTAACCGCCGCTGATCTAAACTCCCACAGATgacggtgctgctgctgctgccccatCCTGAAATGTGATCTCATACAAAACTtacttcaaaaacacaaacaaaaatttGAAATAGAAGACAATGCAAGATAATACTTCTCTGGTATATTGTTACTCTGAAGGTGTGTACAATAAACTCAAAATCTGCTGTGATCGGTGCAAGGGCTGAGCGTTTTATGACCAttgtgcaaaaaaaaccaaaaactaATCAAACTAATGAATGACTGACACGGCATGCATCTGTGTGAACCAATAAAGGCAAcggaaaataataataatagaaataaagaaagcaGAGAAGAGTAAAAGCATGCAGTCGAAGTGTCACACTGTAAGGCAACTGAACATCTTGGTTGGCTTCCCTGCCTGAAAGCTCCACAAACATATACTGCCGATCGAAGACGGTCGTCTCGTCGTCTCGTGTTCTCAAAACAGAACAAGACGGAAATCTGTTAATGAGCATGTGGTGTTTTTTGGCGTTTTtatcttctgtgtttttctcagccaCGGCTGAACCGAACTGAACTGGAGGCGGGTTTGTAGAATAATGCTACTGGTTGTCGAGGGCCGAGGTTTGTCGCACATCCTGGCAGGTGTTTGGTCTTTAATAGGAgacattctgctcatattcaggttcctAATCTTTATTACttgaaatgtttgcatgtcCATTGGTTTTCCTCGCttattggctacactgcccccaaTTTCCTGTGCTACTGCTGTTTCGTCTGTATCTGTAAACCTTCAGAAGACGAGCACAAATACTGACAAAAAGAACGCAGAGTACGGACAGAAGGCTTCGTCCCTTCCAGACTCGGAGGAAAGACGAACGgaaaaaagcatcatatgtctccttaaATATAAAGACCCTGAAGTGAAACTACCGTCTGTTACTGCAAACGTACGCAATCGTCCCTTATACACTAAAAACCAACGGCGGGTAACGCACTGCGAGGATCTGTTGATCCAAACGGTCGTGGAGCACGTGAGCGGCGTCGCACGCGTTGAGGAGATTTCGACAGGGTCGCTGGAGTGTCTCAGAAGATACATTTGAAACAGTTATCCATCAAAACGTCCGTTCCGATTTTTGAGGCTTATGCAACAAGTAACTTCACAGTGaacctctccttcctctctagCTAACTATCACTGTCATGCACAGTTTGTCCCATGAACCTACACAATCAAACGCTCATATACACCCCCCCCAGCAAAATGTCAAGACAACAAGCCACAGGGTACAatacacaaaaaggaaaaaacaattgAAATCATCAAGTTGACAGCTAACATAGCTTATAATCAGTCTAAGgcagaaataaacaacaaaatacaaacaagtaGTGGGTTGGTGAAATTAGGATCTCTTTTTTGACAACATACTGTGTCGGCTATCACTCTGTGGACCAAAGTCCTGTAGTCCATGCCAGCCTCCCCGGAGGAGGAAGCCCCTCTGACCTCCTGCATGGCCTGAATCCCAGGTTGGGATCTACAGggatgacgggggggggggagctttaCACTCTGAAGCTCTCTCCTTTGCCGTCAATGTGGCGCAGACGCAGGTAGATGTCGGTGCCGATGCCCTGCATAGACTGTATGGACAAGGAGCCGCCCAGGTACTCAGCGTAGGCCCGAGACGTGGGCAAGCCGAAGCCGAACCTGcgggagagaaagacacaggCACTGAAGCATCGACTCGTGTCTGTGCTGCACAGCTGAGGGTTTCACAGCTGAATGAAAATGGCCGGCTGTCCGCAGAACATTGAAAACAAGTGGGGGAGGAAGTGGTGAACATCCGCTTTAACAATTTGAGGAAGTTTGAAATTGTGTTTACTGCTGCGTTTTGTCTTCTTTTGACAATAATCAGCAAACGAAGCTTTTCAAAATTCATCTCACAAGAGGAAAAATGCCTGGTCATGTTACTTAGGAAAGTGCGATCAAATAATTGATGAGGAAATGCTGCACTTAAATGCATCGTATGAATTCCAGTTTGAATGAGTGGATGACTGTACTGCAAAGAGTATCGAGTGATCATCAAGAGTAggaaagtgctatataaatagacCTTTTACCATCTACTGAGCAAAAACACACGTGTAAATGTGAAATCAGAGGTATAAGGgcattttgacatttcataGGTTCACACAATCCTGCAAAACAACTTCAATGTTTACAGACATAGTTTACTCGTGTATGAACGTTTATGTTTGTTCAGGTCAGTGGTAGGAGCTGCAGGCGTCTAAGACTAAGTGTACACATCAGGGCGGCTTCATGTATCCTGCATCTGTTTGGTGCTTTGGTTGTTCACGTCCTCAGAAAGCACCAGGATGCAGTTTTTTTACAGAATGCAAATCTATCCACGTTCTGTGAAGTCCCCCCTAGTGAACTACACCAAGAACAGGCATAGTACACATGTAGTACACGGAAAGTATGTGAACAATTACACTCACAACttaaaagtgacagaaaaaagCAATATATAGCAACTGCACTTTCTTTTATACTGAACAAAGTGTACATTCCCAGTCTTACCCATGCATCGGGCTGGACTGGTTTCCACTGTTGGTAATGTTGTTGAAGAGGTTGCTCATGCGAGGGTCCTGCGCGCTCTCCTCTGCGGTGCTGAAGTGGTAGTCCATCACTTTGTCAATTATATTGTGAGGGATTCCGCCACCACGGTCTGAAATCCTGAAACAAACAATGTTGTATGTTAAAAAGCTGTGAGCAGCACAATACTCCACCACTGCCGCGTCCTTTTCTCTGACATAAACACTCCGACAACAATCTTACTGATTATTACTGGTTTATTTAAGGATTGTAAATTGAAATATTCCTGCAGATGTTCATGAAACTCACCTGATGACAAAATCAAGGTCATTATTGGCAATAGTGATGACCACATCAGGCACATTGTACGGGGTGTCCAAATGACTCTCCATGGTGGACCTGGGGGGGAACATAGACACTTGTTATGGACAGATTATGATTTATggaggacagaaacaaaaataactaaattcCTCCTGGTTTCCTGGAGAAACACGTAGTCAGACAGATCCAGTCAACGTGAAAAACCAGTGGTAACGTTACCTCATGGCGTTCTTGAGGAGCTCGGGCAGGATGTAGTCCAGAGGCAGAGGGATGAAGGGGAAACGAGCGGCTACGTGTCCGTTGATCCTCACCCGGGGCGAGTTCCCATACTGGTGCTCACACAGACGTCTGGTGGAACAAGAGGAACATATGAAAAACCacaaagactgtttattaaatatgttttattctgtttcacCTAAATTTGACATGTATTCATCTTGCTGTTTACTTTGTTGTTCGTAAATCAATTTTCTAGCTTAATCACCTTCCAGCATTTATGTACATAGATCAAAATAGACATCTTTTTGTTGAAAGTTTATTTTGGTATTAAATGCTTGAATGGACAGGACAGTATTTGGGGAACATTAATGTgtaattcaccaaacactaaCTTCGCAGTTATCTATAAAATAGTTGTTGAAAGCTTATCCATGCCAGAGAATCATATCTAATAGATGTTGATTTCCATGTGTTGACCCAATCGATAACAGACCAGCTCATTTCCCAGCTATTCACTGATtattagtacacacacacacacacacacacacacacacacacacacacacacacacacacacacacacacacacacacacacacacacacacacacacacacacacacacacacacacacacacacacacacacacacacacacacacacacacacaacatgtgaacTGTTCTTTTTGAACTCAGTGAAAGTCACTTCATGATAAGACTACTAAAAGTAAACAGGACTGATAGCTCATATCTCGTTCACACAAAGTCATCGAAAGGTGATAAACAAACACGGCCGTGTACACAAGCCCCCACCTGGCAAAGTCCACCCACTTCTCGATGATCTTTTTGGGAGAGAGGCGTCTGCATATCATCCCGACAAAATcaggctgaaaacacagaaaaatgaccCTGATAGTCAGTGTTGAGTATTGAGAAAGAGATTGGTTTGTTCAGACACACCCCATGTTTGAGGAATATGAAAAGCAAGCCGACTCTTGGGGTTTATCATACGTTATTCTCTAGGCAAACCAAAACACTTCAAAAATCATTTGAATCATAGAAATGTTCAGACGTACATTTTCTTCGTGGAGGGCGAGATGGTGCGTGGCCAACATTCGGATTCCCAGACGAGAGCAGAGCGTTGTATCCAGGAAGCTGAGGATAATTGTCTCATCCTGAAAAAATGAAGGGGGAAAAGAAATGTTCCCTGCGTCACAGACAAAACTCACTTTGAATAAAGACTGATTACAATTAAACAAAGCTTTAGTGTAAGTCCCTTCAATACATCATCAGTCGTGCATCATCTCCAACATCCCTGCTGCAGTTAACCTTTCTCTGTCTTTAATCatgaggtgtggggggggggacaggtcTCACCTGGATGTGTCGGCGACACTCCCTGAAGCCCTGAGCCAACATGGTGACCACGTCTTTGTGGTCGTCCAGGAGCTGCTGCACCAGTTTACAGAAACGAGCATCAACGTCTTGATCTTTGATCTGTCAAACCAAAATCACCACATGTCAACGCCGTCACTTCCTTCAGTTGTAACCGCATCAAATCAAAGTCACTGGTTTCTCTACTCCTGCTTTATTTTGCTGTCAACCCTGAAAACaccatgttttattcactgttaattttattggtgtttttgatacattgttttttgttgttgtgtttttatctctgccgTGTAAGGTGCTCTGAAAGGagcctataaataaaatgttttattattatgtttaccTGATGCTTTGATAAATTCAGCTGAATGTAAAGTTTCACTGCGATAAATCCAGCAGTAGAATGACAGAGTTGCATCATATTCACCTTGTCAACAAAAACTTTTCATTTAATGTTTCCATTTACCTCTAATCTAGTGTTTATTTCCCTATTACCAATAAGTTACCCTCATATACTCTAAACATCCTGCATATATGTTTCACAACAAAAGCCCCCAATTGATCGAAGGGCATAATCACATCCTTTTctggcttttaatgtgaaaaaccTGCAGcttgataatgataatgaaggGACAGAAATGGCAATTcaagaaaatgacagaaagagaattagttttgtgaaaatgtgcGTATGAAAGAACGTTTGACCTCTGGTGAACAAAAGGCGATTTCCCAACCTTATTCTCTTCAGAGCTAATAATGGCCGACACCTGCTGGTATCTCTGACGGTGAAAATCTCTTTGATTATTAGTTTATCAAGTTGGTAGAACAACATCATATATTCCTCTAATCTGTTCAAagttttcagataaaaaaaaacgacatcCATAGTGACTTAATGCTATAAAGAATCACCAGTAGGGGGCATACTTAACGTACTGTATATCCACTGTGACATATACATTCTTCTGCCTCCGCAGAATCTATGTGTACATTGAAAATAGAAAAGCCAGCGGGTACAGAACAGAATGATCTGGTCTAAATACGCCCACACAtgcccactcacacacacacacacacattcacacactcccGGCTGTCTTTATATAGAGCAGAGCAGAATGATCTGATAAATATTTGCAGTGTAATATATATGACCGCAGGAACAAGTaggacacatttgtcttttttgccGGGTCGCCACGAGGACATAACGACTGAGTAAGAAGCCAAAGCTGAGGCTGTTCACTGTCACCGTCAAGAATTAACAACCACGTCGATGACCGACCCGCATTCCACCCTGCACATATTTTCTGTAACTGAATCCAGAGAGAACTAAGATCGCACAAGTGGTGAGCTTTTGACAGTTTCTGACTATAAATGATGTTAAAAACATACATGATCTTAGTTTCAGACATTCCAAACTCTGGCAAACACGCAGCactaatacaaacacacacgtataaaACCTAttacacaacttttttttactgcCTGGTTCATGGGTGGGtaagtatttctatttttatagcAGTGAACAGCATGTTAGGGAAATTCTCCGAAGAGAATTTAAAGGGCGAAACAAACCTCTTTCTGTTTAATTAATAAGATGTcgtcttattattattattattatatgtctCTTTTTTTGTACATACATCTTTGTAAATTAAATAACATTGAGTTTTGGGGGGTTTGCACGTCACTTGGGGCTTTTTATTCAGACGTGATGTGATGGAAACTACATTAATGTTTGGGTTTAGGTTGAGCTGCAGCGCTGAGTGAAGACCACATTCAGCAAAGCTTAACCAATTCTGAAGCTGCAACAGCCAAGACTATAAGAAATGttcacacttcctgtttgtggtcATGGATGATGATGTTCTGTGAAGAAAGGAAGAACTTGAACTTTTaaccttgtgtttgtttgtgtgtcttggtgtgtgcgtgtgtgggtaGGACACTCACCTGTGGAAATTCACTGACCATGTGGTACGCTCTGATATACAGTTCATGCTGTAAAAGACAAAAGGGAGGTGGAGGCTGTAGTTACACAGATTCTTTAGTCATCGTCCACCCAAGCAGAAATCATCACCCCAGCAGCTCAGCCCCTTGTCTGGGCCCTGCAGGCAGCACAGCTCCACACGTGGCTCTCATTACAAAACAGTAACACGtctaagaaaaaaacatctttgttaAGGACAAAACTTGCACAActcctccacagaaaacaaCCCCTGTTGCACAGCTACATACAAGTATAAATCATATCGGGCTTTCATTCATGATGTGGATCAGCTGAAACTCTAAACCTGCGGCGACCATTGTGTTAATGGTCAATGAAAGAGCTGTGGCAGTGAATTAAGCCACCCTAACCTACATTTCAACTGGTGGCATTCAACGGGAGCCACGCTTTATGCAATCAGCACAGAGGAGCTGCGCGATGCCAGAAAGGAAGGGATCTAGGTGAAAGTTCAAGAGCGCAGAGGCGGTGAATTGGCTGTGAAGGGCCTGCTTGCAAATACatagagagagcgagtgagagggtgggagggagagagagagcacgtTTCCCACgtgaagacaaagacaaacgAGGAACAATcgctgaaaataaaaaccatgaCACACATGTTGATCCAGGCTCTGGTGTTGTTTCACTGCTTCTGTTTGCGAGCAACAAAAACTGACGACTGCTTTATGTTTCAGAGTCAGATTTATGGGTTTGGGACAACTGTGTATGAGCCTTATGACACAAAGGAATTTAGTTTGTGCCATTGACTGTGGACAGTTTCCATCAGAACAACCTTCAAAGtgtgaaaacaggaagtgtcttCAGTAGAGAAACACTGCGGTCCTAAAGTAGCTCTAGTTCACATGTCGAGGCTGAACATCTAAAAAAggaactttttaaataaaaaaaaaaattgtatgaCTTATATGTATGGGGCTCAATGCAAAagtatttttgtcttttcagtcCAACGCTGCCCACCCTCAACAGCAACATGCTGCGCCCTCCTTGTCACAACAGCTGTGTTTACACAGAGTAAATGCTAAATGGCTGCATTTCTGTTAAATGAGCTTTTCATacaacattcacactcacactgacgGCAGCGAGCTCCAATGCAAGGTGCTGGCCTGGGCATCAGGGGTAATTTGATGTCCAGCCCAAGAACACTTCAAAACTTGGACAGGACATGTGGGACAAACGGATCTGCCAACTCCGTAATTAGTGCTCTACCCACAATGGAGGCCGCAGCCGCACACACTCACTATGAGAAAGTACTTTGCTAATTTCATCCAAAATTTAGTCGAGGCCTCTCCTGTGCTGTGGCCTCGTGGTCTCCTTCTTATTATAACATCCACTGACACACCCTCGCTTCATTTATAGCTTCACTCTGTATCCAGGAGCAGTGCTGGGGGAGAATTGTGTTCTTACCACTTGCAGAATTGTGGGGTTGCAGCCAATGATGAAGGGCAAACTGCGGAAGCCCTTGATGCGATGAGCGATTCGTACAGGCAGCTCTTTGTGTAGGTACTTGGCACTGCtctgaaatcacacacagacacagggatgATAGTGGAGAGCAAGTGAGTGAAGAgtcaaacacatcaaacagcagctttttacAGGTACGCTCAATGTGGCGGACGTATTTACCAAGATGTGATGTCCATCAGGAGACTTCCCAGAATACAACAGGGTGGCTAAGGTCAGTCGCACTGAGGCctaaaggaaacaaagacacacacaataaagtTCACATTGCAGGTTCATGGGACAGAGACTTTCTGCTATAAACAGTAATTAAGAAAAAGACAGCTGCATCTTCACCATTTCCTCAGCAGCACACATTCCCGAAATTAAGAGGGTACAGTGATAAGTTTAAGAACCTACACAaactttctgacattttactttgagaaatattcatgttttttttctgtaaaacccattttttattcaacaaaagGAGCCCTAGTTCTGAAATCTTAACAAATGATTATTTGccaatttattattatcatgttttAACTCTCTAATGTGGATATTGGTTTTGAAAGTCCAGAAATGGTTGTGCTCTACTAGAAATACTACATCTATAGTATTATATACAAATTATTATGATTTAAACCTCTGAGCCAAACAGTTATTTTAAATCTACTTAGTGATAAATTATATAGTGTTATACACAGTCAGGCTCAGCCAGGGAAACGTGCTAATGCTAGACAGCAGGTGGTGAATCACAGTGCAGTGACAGGGTTTCAGGGAACTGGTTAGGTCACTGATTCAACAAGCCTGTTACACCTACAGATGATGGTAAACAAAGATGTGATAATCACAATCAGAGTTAAATTAACTACAATGTTTTTCGAATATGACACCTCATATTCAGCTGCAGCTTATATCATCCAAAATCACAGGTCTTGTTTCAGGTGAACTCAGCTTACGCTCCTACTGCCGTCTGTTCTTGCTAGGACCTGCTGAGTCTGGATTTCTTATCTTGATATGGAGAAACACTTGTATAAAATGTGTAAACGCCTGCAACATGACTTGAGATGGGACCAGCCAAACCCCAATCATCCAATGCAGCCTCACACTGGGATCAGATCTTAGGTTAATGCCTGGTCTAAATGAGGCCAAAGTGATGCACGAGAGTGAAACAGCCATTAATTTTATAGGCCGTGTGTCCGTGTTTACCCTACAATGACCCCTGCTGCTACGACCCTGTGGAAATATTTGCTCAAGTGCAGGGAGGCATGAGTGCACGTCCGTACCGAACGGGAAACTGTATGGTACACAAGGAACAAGTGGTAGTGGTAGAACAGATTGTAGATTAAGAGAAGAGATCGACAATCACCAAAAATTCCAGGGATTCAGTCTCAACAGAAAGATAACAACTCCTTTGCAACTACATTTctcacttgtgtttttaaaaaagtgctgAAGTAGGAGTTTATCCTATCTCAGTGTTTGATCTTGACGTGCAGCTGCATGAGAAACACTCGTGTGCAGCTGATATTTGGGACAAAACATCCATGTTGTGCCAGGGATCCAAACACTTTGGGGCAAACGTGgactgaagaggaagaagaagaagagggatgGTTTTTGACCAAAATAAgtcagggggaggagggggggtgtcaTAAGAGAACAGGGTATATCTATGTAAGACAACTTTCCTTTGTTACTTATGAGCTGGTACATTTCTATCTCGTTTCATTGAATGTTTCATAATCTGcatcaaagacaaaaagagacagatCTAACAGAGGTGCGTTCAAAGATCAACATCCACTGGTCTGATACCATTGACCTTCTGGTGTGGTCATAGCGGAAATGGCAGCTTTTCTTCAACACTCACACGAATAAATCATATGTTGCTTTTGGTTTTAATGATTATTAAGCTACATTTAACGGGATaacagctagctagctaaccacAAGAAACAACCCATGACCCTGCGTCCAAGCCCTGCGGGGGGACAATCGATCAGATTAGCGAGTGGGAGCGACCCGAAACCGGTTCGGTGGCTGCGGACAGTTTGGAACATGTTGTCTAGAAGTGCACTCGTTGCACTGTCAACGTgaattaaccccccccccaccccccaaaaaaaagttgCGTCCACTGCCTTTGCTGTGTCCCTgaacgcaacacacacacacacatacacacaccgtGCGGCTAACGGCTAACTGTCAAGCTACAGCTAACTTACCGCGACCGGACACACGGTCCCGGAGAAGCCCGTTAACCGGGTGATTTCCCCTTTAGAGAGAAAAACCGTAACTCTCACCTTCTCTGCGGAGACGTCGATGGCGGACTGGTTGTAAAACGACGTGACGGACTTGGACCGCTCCCTCGCCAGCTCCGTGAAGCCCTGCACCGAGGACGTGGAGCGGAACCGGGGGCTCTCCGCGCTggacggcggcggcggcggcggcgctgTCTTGGTGACCGGGGCCAGCAAGCGGCTGCCGAGCCTCGGCCTGAGCCTGCACGAAGCCCCGCTCAGCATCTCCGCCGCTAAACCCGCCAGCCCGGGACGCATCTGGACgcgaggtgtgtgtctgtctgtgtgtgtctgtctgtgtgcgtgcgcgcgcgcggCGGTGGagcctgtgtgcgtgtgaacaGGCTTGCGTGACCCTAACCCGCGCGAGCACCGAGGGTTCAGATGCTGCTACGGAGCCATCGGCGGGGTCGAGCCATGATGGTTGTTGCACGTCTGTGGTACAGTACGAAGAACAGAAAGGGCTTTGTACGCGTCGG
This genomic window contains:
- the bckdk gene encoding 3-methyl-2-oxobutanoate dehydrogenase [lipoamide] kinase, mitochondrial — translated: MRPGLAGLAAEMLSGASCRLRPRLGSRLLAPVTKTAPPPPPPSSAESPRFRSTSSVQGFTELARERSKSVTSFYNQSAIDVSAEKASVRLTLATLLYSGKSPDGHHILSSAKYLHKELPVRIAHRIKGFRSLPFIIGCNPTILQVHELYIRAYHMVSEFPQIKDQDVDARFCKLVQQLLDDHKDVVTMLAQGFRECRRHIQDETIILSFLDTTLCSRLGIRMLATHHLALHEENPDFVGMICRRLSPKKIIEKWVDFARRLCEHQYGNSPRVRINGHVAARFPFIPLPLDYILPELLKNAMRSTMESHLDTPYNVPDVVITIANNDLDFVIRISDRGGGIPHNIIDKVMDYHFSTAEESAQDPRMSNLFNNITNSGNQSSPMHGFGFGLPTSRAYAEYLGGSLSIQSMQGIGTDIYLRLRHIDGKGESFRV